The Plasmodium knowlesi strain H genome assembly, chromosome: 14 region AGGATCAATGCACTTCCATCAACAACGACCCCCCTAAGGAGCCTGAACAGTACGGTTGCAGTGGAAATTTCGCATGTAACAATCAATACGGAGCCCAGTTTTATGCAGACGGTAATTACCATCATGGGAACGGTGTAAATATCAAAAGGGGAATTATACAAAATGGCTATTTATTAAGTGATCAAATGGGAAATGAAATACTCAATGAGGGACATTCCAAGGTGGGTGAAACGGGCATAAGGCAGTGCTCTCAGGGGGGAAGTCCAATAGTAGATCCAAGCGCAAGGAATCCTGTGAACCAAAtggacgaagaaaaaaacaaactcaTGATTTCCAAAATCAcaacaaaatatatactcacagatataaaaaataaatgtctTAGAAACTGTTctagcaattttttaaaaaattttcctgacataaaaaatgttattaaCAAGCATATCAACAAAATTTCAGAAGCCAATTCTATCTACACAATAAGACCATATATTCAGCTGTTTAGTAAACTACtggaaaagagaaagctGTTACACATGCTCGCTCCGAATGCACAGGAGTTGTACATTTACAGCTTGCATAAATTGCCCCTTTGATTGACTGGCGCGGGGCTACGGGAAATAATCTCCTTTGATTTCTGTTGCGCTTTTCGTGCCCATGGcattcttcccttccatttacttctctcttttttttttttttttttttttcccttttttttcgccccaTGCGGACACTATTTGGCGTCCATCCTTTCCAACACTACACATGCTTGTGACTATGTGTGTATGCGGATGGCGACATGTACTAATTAGGTACGCCCATTTATGCGTGTGTAATGTTTTCATGACGATTCCATGGATGCACGGTGAAAGTGACATGGATATTTGTGCAGTGCCACCGTCGCACGCGACTCCATTCGCAGACAAGACTCGGTGTCTGCGCGTACGTGATCACCCATAAAAGTTCTTATGcgtttgtacatttttgcttatatatatatatgtacgtatatgtgtactGGTACTGGGAGTCAGCGCGTTCTCCCCTTGCGTACCAACCATCTGTTAACATACGTATACGCCCATCTTAGTTTTTTCATGTGGGgacttcccccctttgtaGAAAACCTCTTTTTTAACACCCAGCGCGAGTTATACGCTTGTGGTATGTGTAAAGTTGTAagtgttacatttttttttcgatcaCCTCTCCCTTTGTTAAAAAACTATCAAATAATCTTTGCAAAGAttcataattaaaaatattgtttTAATACGAATTGGagttgtgaaaaaaagaagccaaTGCGAAAGGGGAAGAGTAAACAAGGATAAAAAAACGTAGTGTGCAAAGCGGGAAAAATATctacatgaagaaaaagctTAAGTGCTCGCCTTCAGAGCGTACACGCCTTGTGTCAAATGATGCCTGTCGAGCTTGTGTGTAAGAAAATCTCCACACCTATGCGTGTGAGGAGTCAAcagttttccccttttggagATAACCGAAGAGGTATGCATAAATAGGTAAATAGATAAATACCTATATGTACTAACACATATATAAGCAGAAAGCCCGGAGAGTATAATAGCAAATGTTagagattctttttctcaagTCTCCACTTCAAAggcttaaataaaaaaacgggGCACACCGAATCATCTGTGTGCTGAATTATTATATACTCCTctattataattttatgcTTATAAATGGAACAATCCAAAGTGCACGTTTCATATTCGCCACCTTCACCACATATGTTCAGTCCATATTTGTTACTCATCATTTCCAGATAGCTGTACATATCCTTTATGGATTTTCCCACGTGTTCCTTTGTTAAGCCTTGGTTCGTTTAGGAGGAGGGAGGTGtgtagtggaaaaaaaaaaaaaaatgtgtcagCGGCAGTGGGGTAGGTGCATAGGCGATAACGTTACAATGTCAGTGTCAGCGCCCGTGGTGGTGAGAACGGGCAAAATACGGTGGCGAACGAATGCACAAGGTAAAATTATTTCGAGAGCGATTATCGTTTTTAAATGGCTCTCCACATTTATCTCTTatcagtttctttttttctttttctattttttttttttttttttttttttccattttgcaattttttttttcctttttatcctatttttctttatctacTTTCCATTATGTTTGGCTCTTTTAGCATTCGCATTCATGACATTTGCGCGCATGCCACGCACTACGCATCGTATgcgcatacaaaaaaataattttttcctttcctcccctcATTAGACATTACCGTAAGCAGCGACCTTCACAAGTATAGCATCCAGTCCGCCTTCAATCATATTTTGTAGCAGTTCCTTCTGCGgtgccagaaaaaaaaaaaacagcaaggccaaacaaaatgaatgagACAAAATACGAAGCGCACAGTTTCAGAAAGATTGTACGCACACCATACTGTTTATCCTTCCAACTCGATAATATTCCTTTGTACCTGATCCCTTTCCCACAAGTATGCcaaaatttgcaaatttaACCTTTCACATCTGCGCGGAGGCAAAGAGCGAAAAATGAGGTGAAAatagtgaaaaaatggatcaaaacaaataagtgagcaaaaataggaaaaaaattggaataaACTGCACAGCTTATGGATGTGAGAGAGAGAAGCAGTTGTCGAAGGAATGTTCAAAAAGATGCGTATGAAGGCTCTCAACGAGCACTGTAAAAAGGTAGTCGATTTAATTACACGTGCTCCAGGCGCTTTTTCTGATAATTTGACTGAATCGCCCCGCATGATACTGCATTTACGTGAGGGTACTTAGTctacaaggagaaaaaaaaaaattaaaaaataaaatcataaataaaaggaataaccATCCACATGGATATAGAAAATTGTGTGCATGATTATACGTATGAAAAAGGGTACATGAGAACAACGAATGAGAACCGCCTCTTATACACTTGTGCCGCCCACACCAAAGCAGCGCCATGTATACGTTGCACAATATTCATCCACCCTCTCGCCCATACCTTAACTTCGAGCAGAAGCTCATACAAATCTTCGACCTCATCATTAGAATTATACTCATAGTCCAAGCCCACATTTATTGCCTTCCCTGATGGAACAAATGCCAAGAGGTATATTTACAGccatattttataatttttgcaaaattacgAAATCACATAATTTCGgaa contains the following coding sequences:
- a CDS encoding diphthine--ammonia ligase, putative; protein product: MDGEKASTKLNVVGLISGGKDSIQNLIYCSKYGHDIILLAHLIPYENQNETDSFMYQSVGFELIPEIAKCMEKPLIQHRIQRKAINVGLDYEYNSNDEVEDLYELLLEVKTKYPHVNAVSCGAIQSNYQKKRLEHVCERLNLQILAYLWERDQKELLQNMIEGGLDAILVKVAAYGLTKEHVGKSIKDMYSYLEMMSNKYGLNICGEGGEYETCTLDCSIYKHKIIIEEYIIIQHTDDSVCPVFLFKPLKWRLEKKNL